CGTGTGGATGAAAATTCTTCAATGGTAAAAAGAACTTACCTCATAAGATTTACCAGGTAAGATCATATCAAATGGTTTTCTTGAACTCAAAAGATCCACCTCCTTCAATATATCCCTTTGTGAAAATCTGTATGTCTTCTCCAAATGATCAGGCTCTAAAAGACCTTCATTAGTAGACATAAGCCACTGCAAAACCGAGTAACAGAAAACAGACAAGGACAAATCTTCAAAATGAACAATGGCTTTTTTCTCATATGCGCAGGAGATCGGCGTGTTAACAATAGCTAATTCAAGAGCATAATCATCATGAACGAAGGTTATGAGAATCGCGAGTCAAACTAAGGAATCTAATCTAAAAGATAAACATATTTAAGTTTTTTGACAAGTCACCAGGGGGGACGACAGTCCCCACCTGAATATATTTCCACAGATACCTGCAAAGCCGGGAATGAAAGGTTACAAGACGGGCCGACAGGGCAAACCCAGAGGTACATAGCAGCGGCGAGACAGGAACGCCAACACAAACACCAACAAAGCAATAGAGCCCCTCATACTGTCTTAAAAAAGGTAGGCGTGCCGTTTCACAAATTGCTACTTCTACTTCCTCCTATCACAAATACAAGTCCATCTAGGTTTGCCTTTGAGCCAAACTTTTTTTATATCTTCAACTATCAATATCTAAAAATATTTATATAGATTGAAAGGACAAGTTTGGCATCATTATATTTATTATGAAAACTACTCTCATACTTTTTATTTAAGACAATATACTTTTATAGATATTGCTAGACAAAGTGACATATTAGAGACCGCATCGATGTCCCAGTTCTGCTCAGAGGACGGGCTAGGAGCTGATCTAAGATAACAAAGTTCTGCTCCAAAGCAAGTATGTTTCAACTCAGCAATTGTACTTTCAGTAAGCCAATATGCATAAAACACAACATACAAATCTCCCTGAGGCTTTGTCCTTTTTGCCAGTAATGTTCCAGTAACTCATATAATGCTTAAAATGCTAACCTGCACTTCATCAGTTCATCCAAACAGGATTCCCTTGGAGTCAATCCAGCTAAACATCAATTCTGTGGTACAATAACATACACAAACAATAACCAATCACAGGTTTTTAATATCAGATTTTCTTGTTTCATCCACCTAATGTTCACAATTACACCTAAGATTTTTCTAGCGAGGCACCCAACTTGTTTTGCGATCCAAATTCAGAACAATGCAATGAAATGAGAGATGACTGTTTCGGTCTGTGCAGCAGTTTTTTTTAAAGATCCGACAAAGCCGGCTTATAATAATAAGAAGGAAGCAGATACATGCACCAGAGGCTCAATACAACTTAAACAACTCGCTCGGCGAGGATTACCGACCAAGGTGAGAAAAACCTAAGGGATTACTTGCAACCAAGGAAACAACATAGAACCAAGAGAAAAAGAGCTACATCCTATTACTCATCTTCTTTCTCAACTTCTTCAGCCACAGTAACATTGCCCCTCCTGGATGAACCATTGCGCGCGTGAGCCAGAGCGGTAAGGCCCGCTACCACATTTGGAGGAGGCGACCCCTTGTACCTCTCTAGGAACAGCTTAAAAATAGCCTCATCTCCAGGGTCGAGCATTTCAATTTGCTGGGCTAAACGGTGTTGTGCAGCAGCTTTTGCAGTAGCTTCTCTTTTACAGTGAGCTGGCCTTTCTAATTCTTGTCCCACAGCGCCTACAAAACCATTCCAGAACCAAACTAGTCAATGGTCAGTTTCAAGAGGAACTATCAGTAGCATAGCTGGCCAGCATATTCATCCTAAGTAGAATGATTAACACTTGCAACTCGTTTGCAAAAGCACAATAATGGATTACCTCCATCCTCCAAGTCAGCACCCTTCCCCCGTGAATACTTGGCCTCCTTCATCTCCAGCTCGTGGTCAGGGGCGGGCCCAGTAAATGACATGGTACGCCCAAtaacttttgaaaaaaaaatgaaatagATTAGGTTAGGGTtcgggtgctcggtttcgcacaacacagcaggaagggaagaggaGGGGTGCTCATACCTGGTGGTTTTTGGTTGCCGGCGAAGGTCCCGACGAAGACCTGGAGAAGGAGCCTACGAGGCTCACGTGGcgtagagcggcggcggcggtcgcctAGTAGCGCCAACAGAATGCGCACGCGTGAAGGGTGGACGGGAGAGAAAAAAGGCTGGCGGTGAATGCACCCTAAAAAAATTGTGGGCCTAAAGCAGGTGCATATGTAGGCCCACGGATCAAATCGGATTCTCCAATTAGATTGGTTTGGTTATTGTAGTTGTCTAATAAAATTATCTCTAcacaactaaaacattcataactattccgtcCACATGTGCTATACAAAACCGCTCCATGCGATTAGATCAGAAAGGCAACACGCACTCGCTCCATGCGATCAGCTCAATCCCCATAACAGCCGCAGCAAATCAGGAAGACAAAAATCAATATTCCCTTATTTGCCCCATCTAAAAAATACATATGGGTTTCGTCCAACGACAGTTTGGTGTGCGCGCCCGACGTTCCACCCTAACGTAAATACCACACGGTCATCGCCCCTCCATATCGCTCCGCTCGTTCGCCGGTAAAATTCTGTGTCCTACTTGATCCCGTCGCCCCCTTCCAACCCAACGAAAGCGACACAAAAGGAAGCCCGTAGATCAcgcctccccttccccttcctttaCTTTTCCTTCCTGTATGTATCCACGAATCACGCTGGACAAGGAAACTGATCGTTCATCAGCCAACTTCTCTTCGTAGATACAAGGTCCAACGCTTCGTCCGCAAGGACCTGCCGCTGCTCCACTAGAGACGCGCGGCTCTTCGTCGGAAGGACCTACCACTCAGAGATCCACACCTCCCCGAAGGGAGGAGCCATGGAAGGAGGATAGGGACATTACCGGGAAGCCATGGAGAAGCGGGAGTTCCTGACCTCTTGAATGTTGCCAATGAGGTGTTCTTGCCTGCCTCATGGACCCTATGAAGGGAAAGGTAGACTTTTTCTCGGCTGATAAGCAGGGAGGGGGATGGAGCCATGGCAGCATGCAACAACCTCAGGTGTTGCATCATTGGGCGTCGGCGGTGGGAACAACTTCGAGCTGAACCTAGGTTTCCTCTCTGGAGGGAGGACTCGAGAGAGAGCGAGAATTAAAGCAATACAAGATAGGGAAGAGATGGAGGCGCCGAGGAAGCAGGCGAGCTCACGCAGGAGCAGGTTGCCAAGCAACAGCAGTTCCGGATTTTGATGCCCATCCGCTACATAACAAGAGCAGCAGCCAGTAGAAGGGGAAAGTGGAACGACCGAAGGAGACACAGACGCTAGGCGAGCAGGATAAAAAATTTCATCACGTACGTCACCAGTAGTTGATTCTTTTGGTGCTATTTCTTTTAGTGTTGGCCCTGGTTAGTTCCTCGACTGTATTGCTTCTGATTTTAGTCGATTTATTCATGCATCTAGCGCAGTTGCAGCAAGAACTACTTTTGCTGCTTAGCAGCAGGTCCTTGTGTTTCTCTGAGCTTCTAGCAGCTCTGCCGCTCAAGTGCTTATTTTTCTATTGTATCATCAAGCGATTCATTAGCTTTTCATCAATTCAGTGTAGGATGAGGAGGACGCGAGTGTAGGTGTACCAGTTCTGATGCTTCTTTTCAGCATGCAGGTGAAGCGTGACTAACAAcgttagttttttaaaaaaacaatgTTGGTTATTTTTTAGGCCTAAAGATTCATGAAAGCTATAAGCATGTGCGTCATAGGCAAAATTTATATCGTCcgtataactaaaacattcatatgcatcaagtggttccattcaactcttataacctaatgcatcaatcataagtacttaagtaaacatttgtaaattactggaagacttagaatgctctggggcttgtctcgcagaaaggaagtagggcgatggtcaggacactctggaagctcttcaagattcggttccacgccttcgggagctgcggcttgcggattctcctgctggtccccttcctctgcttcttcgaattctagcaacgttatctcttcctccgatcctagatgcatgaatatggcataagtattacgaatgcatatatgttaacaagtgcatcatatttattgagtaggtgcatatctcttctcgattatttaattatctacttccataatgcatcgattataccacaaaatagcagttacttgtttcactcataattggagttctactaatccaaatccagtgatcctagactttctggaaagcttatcaaattttctacaactttgttattaaccatttttacagtacacatcattttcaacatgcaactcatcaaactcccgaATCTATCCgaaaactattcaatatgcaatacaaagtaacaatacttctacttcatgtaatcagtcaaaatttgacaacataaaatctaccaacagtttatgcataccaaatacatttaagataatataatggtgaagcccaaactatttatttaaatgcctttattattttagtgagatatttaggttaaataataaacatataccaaatgtacttcataaattctcaaaagtTTACAGTGCCttgctaatgctatcaaaggactactataaaaatttcatatcattttaccaagtagaacatcctatacaaaaatgacgaGGCAGCaatgcttgaaatagcataattagaaaatcctattgaaaagtgtcaagcaacagatttcctatttttcttagcatccatatactactaggataacctccaacaaatttcatgagtattggattcctaaataatttataaaaaattacacaaggatctcctaattataaaagaaaaatctataactataaatc
Above is a genomic segment from Miscanthus floridulus cultivar M001 chromosome 3, ASM1932011v1, whole genome shotgun sequence containing:
- the LOC136547065 gene encoding uncharacterized protein, which produces MSFTGPAPDHELEMKEAKYSRGKGADLEDGGAVGQELERPAHCKREATAKAAAQHRLAQQIEMLDPGDEAIFKLFLERYKGSPPPNVVAGLTALAHARNGSSRRGNVTVAEEVEKEDE